The Candidatus Manganitrophus noduliformans region CAGCCTCATGCGTGATCAGCGGAGTCCAGTTTCTGACCGCGGTCGGGGCGAGGCCGGCGGTTGTCTGCAGCGTCTATCTATACGATGAGTCCGATGCTATCGAGGAGGTCAGATCGGGGTGCAATGTCTATATCCAAAATCTCTGGACGTGTGGTCGGTCCTTAAACCAAACACGTTGAGCTTCACCTCCCAATCTATGTGCGTATCAGATACGACGATCGAGAGTGGAGTCATCTGAAAAGGTCGCTCCTTTGGGAATCTCCCTGGACGCGCCGAGGGAGAAGGAAGGGGTCTATTCAGACGTGCTGGTGAAGATAACCGATGGGACCGCCCTGCCCGGCGATATCCTGGTCTATGCGAGTTCGCCGGAGGAACTGGAAGTGCAGAGAAAGAAGTTCGGGAAGAGTGGGGTCGGACGTGTGGTGATCGTTGTTGGATCGCACGGTTGGGAGGCGATGATGCCGGGGGGAAGGACGGGGCCGGTTATCGACGATTGCTGGAGGGATGGGGGGGCGCTGGACACAGGGCCGAGCGTTAAAGGCTGTCTACCACATCAAGGGGATCATAATGTCCAGCCCGACCCGGATAAAGGATGGAAGTGAAAGGACCGACCCGCTTTAAACAGCTTGTCTTGAGCCATCTCCGTCAAGTGAAGGGGTCTCTTTCGCTCGCGATCCTCTGCATGCTCGGTTTCACGTTGACCGAGGTGATGGCTCCCTGGCCGCTGAAGATCATCTTCGACCATATCCTCTTGGACAAGCCGCTTCCCTCCGCGCTCTCCTTTTTGGGAGGTCTTTTTCAAAATGGAAAATTCTTCGCCTTGATTTTTATCTCCTCTGCGATCATCCTGATTGCCCTCTTCAGGGGGATCTTCTCCTACTCAAAGCTCTACCTCACCTCCCGCATCGGCTATGAAGCGGTCTATCTTCTTCGGCGGGAGCTTTTCTCCCACCTTCAGCGGCTTTCCCTCTCCTTTCATAACCGGGCCCGGTCGGGGGAGCTCCTGACCAAGGTCACGGGGGACACCAACGCGTTGCGGGATGTTTTTGCCGAATCGGCCCTCCTTTTTGCCTCTCATCTGCTGACGGTCCTCGGGATGTTCGTGATCATGTTCGCCATGAACTGGAAGTTGAGCTTGATCGTCCTCGCGAGCTTCCCTCTCCTTTTCTACGGCCTTTTTTACCTCTATGGAGAGATTAAGGCGTCGGCGAAGCGGCAGCGGAAAAAAGAAGGAATGGTCGCCTCCCGCATCGGCGAGATCCTCACCTCCATCCCAATGATCCAGGCGTTTGGGAGGGAGCGGTACGAAGAGGCGCGGTTCGAGGCGGAGAGCGCCGAGACCCTGGAGGAGAGCATCCGGACCGCGCGGATGGGGGCCGCGGCGACGCGGGCGGTGGAGGTGATCAGCGCCGGCGGGATTTGGGTGGCGGTCCTCTTCGGATCGCTGCAGGTTCTCAAGGGAAAGATGGCCCCCGGGGATGTCTTCGTCTTCGTCTCCTATCTGACCAACATGCACAAGCCGATCCGGGATCTGGCGAAGCTGTCGACCAAGT contains the following coding sequences:
- a CDS encoding ABC transporter ATP-binding protein, with product MEVKGPTRFKQLVLSHLRQVKGSLSLAILCMLGFTLTEVMAPWPLKIIFDHILLDKPLPSALSFLGGLFQNGKFFALIFISSAIILIALFRGIFSYSKLYLTSRIGYEAVYLLRRELFSHLQRLSLSFHNRARSGELLTKVTGDTNALRDVFAESALLFASHLLTVLGMFVIMFAMNWKLSLIVLASFPLLFYGLFYLYGEIKASAKRQRKKEGMVASRIGEILTSIPMIQAFGRERYEEARFEAESAETLEESIRTARMGAAATRAVEVISAGGIWVAVLFGSLQVLKGKMAPGDVFVFVSYLTNMHKPIRDLAKLSTKFSKAMVSAERISEILEIEPSIQDRPDAVEASNLKGKIVFDRVSFDYGDGREILKDISFAISPGERVALVGASGAGKSTIVSLILRLYDPTRGTIFIDGVNTKDYRRESLRHEIGIVLQEALLFGTTLRENISYGKPDATVEEIEEAARQAHAHDFIMTFPEGYDAIVGERGSTLSGGQRQRISLARAIIKRPSILVLDEPTSAIDAESARLIEEAVDRMHKGKTCLVIVHQFSSIRHFDRILVLKEGELVEQGTHDALLKRKGYYYELFRLQGL